DNA from bacterium:
CAAGGCCCGCCTGATCTGGCTTCCGGTCATGCTCATCGTCACCAGCGAATCCTCGAAAGGAACCACTAAAAACAGATCGCGGCCCGTGATTTCACCCTTGAAGATCGGCCAACGGATCCCGTAGGGGTTTTCGAAGGCCAGGTCGGTTCCGGTCGCCGACCGCATGGCGTCGGCGATGATATCGCCCAGGCAGCTCTCTTCCCGGTCCCGGGAGACCAGGTCGCTCAAGGACATCCCGTAATCTCTCCGGCAGTCGGAGGGCAGACCGTTCTCGAGCCGGTCGAGTTCCCTCTCCACGGGGATGTCGGGCGGAATCGTTCCCTTGAGGTTTTCGAAAAGCCGGTACTCGTAATCGGCCACTTCTCCGGTCGAGGGATCGATCAGGAGGTCCAGCTTGCCCGCCCACCGTCCATACGAACCGGCTTGGCAGATGACGACCCCGTTGCGGATTTCGGGAGTTTCCAGCAGGGTGTGGCTGTGCCCGCCGATAATGACGTCGATGTCCGCAACGCTCTCCGCCAGGGTTTCATCGCCTTCCAGCCCCAGGTGGCTGAGGACGACCACCAGCGGCCGGGCGCCGGAAAAGAGCTTGATCTGATTGGCCGCCGACGAAACCGGGTCCCTGAAATCGATGTTGCCGACGTTGCCGCTGATGGTGATGGTGGGGATTTCATCGGTGGTGACTCCCACGATCAGGACCGTAACGTCCCCGGCCCGAGCGGTGAGGGAGGGCTTGAGAAATTCCACGAGCCCCACATTATTGTTCCGGTATACGTTGGAGCCCAGGAAAGGGAACCGGGCGGCGGCCGCCAGCGCTTTCAGGTTGTAGTAGCCGAAGTCGAACTCATGGTTGCCGACGGTCATGGCATCGTACCCCATACGGTTCATGAGGTCGATCATCGCCGCTCCCTTCTCCGCCTGGCCCTCGGGGGTCCCCATGAAAATATCGCCGGCGTCCAGAAGAAGCGTGGGGATGCCGGCGGCTTCGTTCTCGCGGCGCACCCGGGATATCCAGGCGGCGAGGACGGCGGCGCCGCCGGTGAGGTCCCGGCTTCCGGCCGTCCGCTCGGGAAGAATATGCCCGTGGATGTCGTTGGTATGGATGATGCAGAGGGGCTGCAGCTCCTCCCGGGGGCCGCACCCCCAGAAAAGCAGGAGCATGAGCACGATCGCGGGCGCGACCGACAGTTTTCCTCGAACCTTGTTGCCCGTCATCGTTCCTCTCGATCCGCTTTCTCGGCGCCGCCGCGGCCCGGCCGCCGGCGCAGGCTGAGGATACCCGGTCCCCGCCGTAATCTCAACGTTTCTCGTTTCCCGCCGCTTTCGGGGACGCCGGCGCGGCCAGGGCCGCCGCCAAACCCGAATGCCGCCCCACCCGGCGAAGAACCGCCTCCCGGAACCCCGTTTCCGAACATCTGACTTCGACCCTTGTGCGGGCGCGCGTAATTCCCGTGTAGATCAGT
Protein-coding regions in this window:
- a CDS encoding 5'-nucleotidase C-terminal domain-containing protein, which encodes MTGNKVRGKLSVAPAIVLMLLLFWGCGPREELQPLCIIHTNDIHGHILPERTAGSRDLTGGAAVLAAWISRVRRENEAAGIPTLLLDAGDIFMGTPEGQAEKGAAMIDLMNRMGYDAMTVGNHEFDFGYYNLKALAAAARFPFLGSNVYRNNNVGLVEFLKPSLTARAGDVTVLIVGVTTDEIPTITISGNVGNIDFRDPVSSAANQIKLFSGARPLVVVLSHLGLEGDETLAESVADIDVIIGGHSHTLLETPEIRNGVVICQAGSYGRWAGKLDLLIDPSTGEVADYEYRLFENLKGTIPPDIPVERELDRLENGLPSDCRRDYGMSLSDLVSRDREESCLGDIIADAMRSATGTDLAFENPYGIRWPIFKGEITGRDLFLVVPFEDSLVTMSMTGSQIRRALEQSLTLRKGMLQVSGLKAEYDLDRPQGRRLVRVWVGGEALEDEAVYSVTVNEFLAGGGDYFEAFTEGRNRYRTGVPLREALGDFIRDHTPLYGDTFKPERLVPVR